Proteins from a genomic interval of Oryctolagus cuniculus chromosome 8, mOryCun1.1, whole genome shotgun sequence:
- the BDH2 gene encoding dehydrogenase/reductase SDR family member 6, translated as MGRLDGKVIVLTAAAQGIGRAAALAFAREGAKVLATDINESKLQELEKYPGIQTRVLDVTKKKQIDQFASEIERLDVLFNVAGFVHHGTVLDCEEADWDFSMNLNVRSMYLMIKAFLPKMLAQKSGNIINMSSVASSIKGVVNRCVYSTTKAAVIGLTKSVAADFIQQGIRCNCVCPGTVDTPSLQERIQARENPEEALSDFLKRQKTGRFATAEEVALLCVYLASDESAYITGNPVVIDGGWSL; from the exons ATGGGGCGGCTGGATGGGAAAGTCATCGTCCTGACGGCTGCAGCTCAGGGGATCGGCCGGGCAGCCGCCTTA GCTTTTGCAAGAGAAGGTGCCAAAGTCTTAGCCACAGATATTAATGAGTCCAAACTTCAGGAACTGGAAAAGTACCCAG GGATTCAAACTCGTGTCCTTGATGtcacaaagaagaaacaaattgaTCAATTCGCCAGTGAAATTGAGAGACTTGATGTTCTCTTTAATGTTGCTGG TTTTGTCCATCATGGAACCGTCCTGGACTGTGAGGAAGCAGACTGGGACTTCTCAATGAATCTCAACGTCCGCAGCATGTACCTGATGATCAAGGCTTTCCTTCCCAAA ATGCTTGCTCAGAAATCTGGcaatatcatcaacatgtccTCAGTGGCTTCCAGCATCAAAG GAGTTGTGAACAGGTGTGTGTACAGCACAACCAAGGCAGCCGTGATTGgcctcaccaagtctgtggcTGCAGACTTCATCCAGCAGGGAATCCGATGCAACTGTGTGTGCCCAG GAACAGTTGATACTCCATCTCTGCAAGAAAGAATACAAGCCAGAGAAAACCCTGAAGAG GCACTGAGTGATTTCCTGAAGAGACAAAAGACGGGAAGGTTTGCAACCGCGGAAGAAGTAGCCCTGCTCTGCGTGTATTTGGCTTCTGATGAA